Proteins encoded together in one Procambarus clarkii isolate CNS0578487 chromosome 71, FALCON_Pclarkii_2.0, whole genome shotgun sequence window:
- the LOC123745514 gene encoding uncharacterized protein isoform X2, producing the protein MALSLNGRTGMAWVVMTAVVAALVTVGHADAGHFFAETPKHLPRIGRRGDLPPLASLLTEDGQTSGPAGPGMTEALGHLDIDGDGCIGITELLRIPVVRMAVLLQNPALLSPDARDESGEMYARDLRPEPRLLRFLQK; encoded by the exons GTATGGCGTGGGTGGTGAtgacggcggtggtggcggcgctgGTGACGGTTGGGCACGCTGACGCCGGACACTTCTTCGCCGAGACGCCCAAACATCTCCCCAGGATAGGTCGACGGGGCGACCTGCCACCTCTC GCCAGTCTACTGACAGAGGACGGCCAGACCTCTGGGCCAGCTGGCCCGGGCATGACTGAGGCGCTCGGCCACCTGGACATTGATGGCGATGGTTGCATTGGCATCACAGAACTACTGCGTATTCCTGTCGTTAGGATGGCTGTCCTGCTCCAGAACCCTGCTCTACTTAGTCCTGATGCCCGAG ATGAGAGTGGAGAGATGTATGCAAGAGATCTTCGACCCGAGCCTCGCCTCCTACGGTTCCTGCAGAAGTAA
- the LOC123745514 gene encoding uncharacterized protein isoform X1 — MALSLNGRTGMAWVVMTAVVAALVTVGHADAGHFFAETPKHLPRIGRRGDLPPLASLLTEDGQTSGPAGPGMTEALGHLDIDGDGCIGITELLRIPVVRMAVLLQNPALLSPDARADESGEMYARDLRPEPRLLRFLQK; from the exons GTATGGCGTGGGTGGTGAtgacggcggtggtggcggcgctgGTGACGGTTGGGCACGCTGACGCCGGACACTTCTTCGCCGAGACGCCCAAACATCTCCCCAGGATAGGTCGACGGGGCGACCTGCCACCTCTC GCCAGTCTACTGACAGAGGACGGCCAGACCTCTGGGCCAGCTGGCCCGGGCATGACTGAGGCGCTCGGCCACCTGGACATTGATGGCGATGGTTGCATTGGCATCACAGAACTACTGCGTATTCCTGTCGTTAGGATGGCTGTCCTGCTCCAGAACCCTGCTCTACTTAGTCCTGATGCCCGAG CAGATGAGAGTGGAGAGATGTATGCAAGAGATCTTCGACCCGAGCCTCGCCTCCTACGGTTCCTGCAGAAGTAA